In Phlebotomus papatasi isolate M1 chromosome 1, Ppap_2.1, whole genome shotgun sequence, the following proteins share a genomic window:
- the LOC129810379 gene encoding DNA-binding protein K10-like, protein MAAAKAQNQRRRMPQKQRNNMQKFKQGTQKRVMRPNMGAMGAMFNNNYNQASQMMDNPGYMDFNEPAIRPPMGVGGGNNQGGPPAKVQNKMGGGAGNMQQRKPGNRQMVQNQQNRRRQHMPPQRPQQGGGGGMGGGGGAGGNMGGGGGGGGGGWGNQQPRMPQTPPNMNQRPGPPGPPFRGGPMPPRMHPHPMGPSMPPFHPPPMNGRFMGFGPRPGPPMPPPMGNPWPPMPGMPRPMPGAMGPPRPLMGGGGGNRPNAGNVAGNRMRRQQQNNNQKTQRKPTKAKGKMKPGVTGKKPNNQPQNQYSLDKPWVTQEIKDQHQKKLDLQNQLKGNRNDELFAKFKSERDKFVALYDAAKAEYTNKGKQVSAAQ, encoded by the coding sequence ATGGCAGCTGCAAAGGCTCAGAATCAACGCCGTCGAATGCCTCAGAAGCAACGCAACAATATGCAGAAGTTTAAACAGGGCACACAGAAGCGCGTTATGCGACCGAATATGGGAGCCATGGGCGCCATGTTTAACAACAACTACAACCAAGCCAGCCAAATGATGGACAACCCCGGCTATATGGATTTCAATGAGCCAGCTATTCGGCCCCCAATGGGAGTTGGTGGAGGTAATAATCAAGGTGGGCCACCGGCTAAGGTGCAGAATAAAATGGGCGGTGGGGCTGGGAATATGCAGCAGAGGAAGCCGGGCAATCGGCAGATGGTGCAAAATCAGCAGAACCGCCGGCGTCAGCACATGCCGCCGCAGCGTCCGCAGCAAGGCGGTGGCGGCGGAATGGGGGGCGGTGGAGGAGCTGGAGGTAATATGGGAGGGGGCGGTGGTGGCGGAGGAGGCGGTTGGGGCAATCAACAGCCGCGTATGCCACAGACGCCGCCAAATATGAATCAGCGACCTGGGCCACCGGGGCCACCATTCAGAGGCGGCCCAATGCCGCCACGGATGCATCCGCATCCCATGGGACCGTCAATGCCGCCCTTCCATCCGCCACCAATGAATGGGCGTTTTATGGGCTTTGGACCACGTCCAGGACCACCAATGCCACCACCAATGGGTAATCCATGGCCACCAATGCCCGGAATGCCACGTCCAATGCCCGGCGCCATGGGGCCCCCGAGGCCACTGATGGGCGGTGGTGGTGGCAATCGGCCAAATGCTGGAAATGTGGCTGGAAATCGCATGAGGAGACAGCAACAGAATAACAATCAGAAGACACAGAGAAAACCCACCAAAGCCAAGGGAAAAATGAAGCCCGGGGTGACAGGAAAGAAGCCCAATAACCAGCCACAGAATCAATATTCGCTGGATAAACCGTGGGTGACGCAGGAAATCAAGGATCAGCACCAGAAGAAGCTGGATCTGCAGAATCAGCTGAAGGGAAATCGCAATGATGAGCTCTTTGCCAAATTCAAGAGTGAACGAGATAAGTTCGTGGCCCTCTATGATGCTGCCAAGGCCGAATATACGAACAAAGGCAAGCAGGTGAGTGCAGCACAGTAA
- the LOC129806903 gene encoding DNA-directed RNA polymerase II subunit Rpb4, with the protein MLLDHRKKLNESADEEQEFSEVFLKTYSYTDIFRKFKNKETIAAVRSLLMQKKLHKFELAALGNLCPEAPEEAKALIPSLEGRFEDEELRQILDDIGTKRSLQY; encoded by the coding sequence ATGCTCCTGGATCACCGAAAGAAACTCAATGAATCTGCAGATGAAGAACAGGAATTCTCAGAGGTTTTCCTCAAAACCTACAGCTATACAGACATTTTCCGGAAGTTCAAGAACAAGGAGACCATTGCAGCTGTTCGGAGTTTGCTAATGCAGAAGAAATTACACAAATTTGAACTAGCAGCCCTGGGGAATCTCTGTCCAGAGGCACCTGAAGAAGCCAAGGCACTAATCCCATCCCTAGAAGGACGCTTTGAAGATGAAGAATTACGACAGATTCTCGATGATATTGGCACAAAGAGAAGTTTGCAGTATTAA
- the LOC129810380 gene encoding uncharacterized protein LOC129810380, which yields MEYECHCGKNYLFVDPLCQGSVIEKLEEIIGGIVQEEHDKTDESLAIISTVISSVSSIANYLPDLGENYVTSLTMEIPIDAESIPYFMDHPILREAQNSPSSIEDDTCKKCQIIDHRVSIILSFGFFLLGLKRYTETDLIRKIIYLLCPFRRKHPEIVNFFDQLWKLSLKNKLCSSLVDHIVIFHCHPIDETIENLLKGLESNEILLNLLIYNQEYLDLAKSARKSTKVFNRVTENIVKKFLLTRKILLRDFLTYFVEDLRNTVLPTFYLRLFSDVLYPFAAFAVADFLDKPLLDHYLEELRTQNYKKYIELGLSHKIFHYLTDHLIN from the exons ATGGAATATGAGTGTCACTGTGGGAAAAATTACCTATTTGTAGATCCTCTGTGTCAGGGAAGTGTAATTGAGAAGCTGGAAGAAATTATTGGGGGAATAGTTCAAGAGGAACATGACAAAACTGATGAATCTTTG GCAATCATAAGCACAGTGATCAGCTCAGTTTCCTCAATTGCGAATTATCTGCCGGATCTTGGAGAGAACTACGTGACATCACTTACCATGGAAATCCCCATTGATGCAGAATCAATTCCCTATTTTATGGACCATCCAATTCTGAGGGAAGCACAGAATTCCCCATCTTCAATCGAGGATGATACCTGCAAAAAGTGCCAGATAATTGACCACAGAGTATCTATAATCCTGAGTTTTGGATTCTTCCTGTTGGGCCTGAAACGCTACACGGAAACAGACCTCATAAGAAAAATCATCTACCTTTTGTGTCCCTTCAGGAGAAAACATCCAGAAATTGTGAATTTCTTCGATCAACTCTGGAAACTCTCGCTGAAAAACAAATTGTGTTCATCACTTGTCGATCACATCGTGATATTTCACTGCCATCCCATAGATGAGACCATTGAGAACCTTCTCAAAGGACTGGAATCTAATGAAATTCTCCTAAACTTGCTGATTTACAACCAAGAGTACCTGGATCTTGCAAAAAGTGCCAGGAAATCGACAAAAGTCTTCAATAGGGTGACTGAGAATATTGTCAAGAAATTCCTGCTGACTcggaaaatacttttgagggatTTTTTGACCTATTTCGTGGAGGATTTGAGGAATACCGTTCTTCCCACCTTCTATCTCAGACTGTTCAGTGATGTTTTGTACCCATTTGCCGCCTTTGCCGTGGCTGATTTTCTGGATAAACCCCTTCTTGACCACTATCTCGAGGAGCTTAGAACCCAGAATTACAAGAAGTACATTGAACTTGGATTGTCACACAAAATCTTCCACTATTTAACTGaccatttaataaattaa
- the LOC129810378 gene encoding transcriptional adapter 2A, with protein MTMAHPSVDLVEEDAADLQFPKAIISADSSKFSNKPSLELSSYSNRPKLLCSSCSGNLCEPFVKCLECPDILCAPCFASGAETRQHRNFHSYTIYQDNFPIFPGSTWTGKEEKLLVNLVGKYGFGNWNDIAKFMEKSSRECKNHYHKFYLQGFVGRMSGVDEEPYFRECRPYWAKTENARLFRFLPESLHGKALAGYRAARGDFDIPYDRTAESILNGVDTDPWPNEEDTIAAETLNCSIFRAFNHRLRERHRRYRVIREHGLLDHQSSATRLRGIEEILSVGNPSIPKANNSLRFGAFMQLLSAEEFDLLVIRLKHSQDLRCYLQKLHELRRLGVTSIHGGKLYHKLLAARNLRIKQEANERESLEGPENIFPQGRKSNPIDIVGLSGYDKLSDDEKHICSTLRLEPNAFFAHRDTLVGANAKHGHLPLGEARKLLKIDVNKTRKLYDFLITQGLINKPEN; from the exons ATGACAATGGCACATCCTTCTGTCGATTTAGTGGAAGAAGATGCAGCAGATCTTCAATTTCCCAAAG CAATTATttcagcagattcttctaaaTTTTCCAATAAACCATCACTAGAACTATCAAGTTACTCAAACAGACCTAAATTGCTATGCAGTTCCTGCTCAGGGAATCTCTGTGAGCCTTTTGTTAAATGTCTCGAGTGTCCGGATATTTTATGTGCTCCTTGTTTTGCTTCCGGGGCTGAAACCCGGCAGCATAGAAACTTCCACTCATATACAATCTATCAGGATAATTTTCCCATCTTTCCCGGATCTACGTGGACTGGGAAGGAAGAGAAACTCCTGGTGAATTTGGTGGGAAAGTATGGATTTGGTAATTGGAATGATATTGCGAAGTTTATGGAAAAATCAAGCCGGGAATGTAAAAATCACTACCATAAGTTCTACCTTCAAGGATTTGTGGGTAGAATGAGTGGGGTGGATGAGGAGCCATATTTCCGGGAATGTCGCCCTTATTGGGCGAAAACTGAAAACGCCAGGCTATTTAGATTCCTTCCGGAGTCTCTGCATGGTAAGGCTCTGGCCGGATATCGTGCAGCACGGGGAGATTTTGACATCCCCTACGACCGCACAGCTGAAAGTATCCTCAATGGGGTGGACACAGATCCTTGGCCAAATGAAGAAGACACAATTGCAGCAGAAACCCTCAATTGTAGCATCTTCCGGGCTTTTAATCATCGTCTAAG GGAACGCCACAGAAGGTATCGAGTTATTCGAGAACATGGTCTCCTGGATCACCAATCCTCAGCAACTCGGCTGCGAGGCATAGAAGAAATCCTCTCAGTGGGAAATCCATCCATACCCAAAGCCAACAATTCCTTGAGATTTGGTGCTTTTATGCAGCTTCTTTCCGCTGAGGAGTTTGATCTTCTCGTGATACGCCTGAAGCATTCCCAGGATCTCCGGTGCTACCTTCAGAAACTTCATGAATTGCGCCGTCTGGGAGTGACATCAATTCACGGCGGAAAACTCTACCACAAACTCCTGGCAGCAAGAAATCTCCGGATAAAACAGGAAGCAAATGAGAGAGAATCTCTAGAAGGGCCGGAAAATATTTTTCCGCAAGGCAGGAAAAGTAATCCCATTGATATTGTGGGACTTTCCGGCTACGATAAACTTTCAGACGATGAAAAGCATATCTGCAGCACTTTGAGACTCGAACCCAATGCCTTCTTTGCTCACAGAGATACTCTTGTAGGAGCAAATGCCAAGCATGGTCATTTGCCTCTGGGTGAGGCAAGAAAACTCCTCAAGATCGATGTCAACAAGACGAGAAAGCTCTATGATTTCCTCATAACTCAGGGACTCATCAATAAACCAGAAAACTAA